ACTCAACTCAAGGAGAGACTGCTCCGAGCGCCATCGCGAGGGGTGTGCCTGGAGCGATGCCCAGCGCGAGCACCAAGAAGCCCGCGATCACGAGCGCACCCGTCACCAAACCGGAGCGCATCGGCACCGCGAGGGGTGCACCGGGCGCCGGCTCACGGAAGTACATGAACACGATCACGCGCAGGTAGTAGTAGGCGCCGAGCAAGCTGTTCAACAGGCCCAACACTGCCAGCAGATAGAGTTCGCTCCCCATTGCCGCGCGGAAGATGTAGAGCTTGCCGAAGAAGCCAGCAGTCGGCGGCATGCCAGCCAACGACAGCAGGAAAACCGTGAACGCCAGCGCAGCCGCCGGATGGCGCTTACCAAGGCCCGCCAGATCTTCGTAGCTCACCGCCTCTGCGCCGCGGCTACCACACAGGATCAGCGCGCCGAACGCACCGGCCGTCGAGACCGTGTAGGTCAAGAGGTAGAACATCACGCTCGCCTGGCCTTCCGCCGGAGCGCGCATGGTGGCAACCAAACCGACGAGCACGTAACCCGCGTGGGCAATCGAGGAGTACGCGAGCATGCGCTTCACGGACTCCTGCCGGCCGGCAATCACGTTCGCGACGGTCATCGTCAGGATGGCGAGGAACGCCAGCACCGGCGGCCAGCCCGTGCCCCAGCTCATCAGGCGCTCGTCGCCAAAGCTGGTGAGCAACACGCGCATCATCACCGCGAACGCCGCGGTCTTCACAGCCACGGCCATGAACGTCGTGGCCGGCGTGGGGGCGCCTTCGTAGGCGTCGGGGGTCCACATGTGGAATGGCACGGCGCTCACCTTGAAGGCGAGACCGGCCAGGTTCAGCACCAAGCCGAGCACCACGAGTGCGGCGTTCACCTTGCTGTCTGGCTGGCCAATGCTCGCAACGGCTTCACCGATCCCCTTGAGGTCGGTGTGCCCCGTCGCACCGTAGAGCAGCGCTGCGCCGAAGAGCATGAGCGCGGCAGCGAAACTCCCGAGCAGGAAGTACTTCAGCGACGCCTCGGCAGCGCGAGGGCTGCCACGACGTAGACCGATGAGGGCGTACACGCCGAGGCTCATCGTCTCGAGTCCGATGAACAGGCTCAGCAGGTCACCCGAGGCCGCGAGCACCTGAGCGCCGAACGTCGCCAGGATCACCAGTGGGAAAAACTCGCCGCGGTCGATGTTGTGCTCGGGCAGGTAGCCCCCAGCGAGCAACGCCGCGAATGCGCCACCCAGGCAGAGCACGAAGCTCATGAAGAGCGCCACGCGGTCCATGACGAGCCACGGCTCGAGCAGCTTGAGTTCGGGCAGGTTCTGAGGCCCAACCATCCACACGGCGACGCTCAGCACAGCGCCCGCGAATAGAATCACCGCGGCGCCGAGGCCCAGCTCGCCACTGCGGCCAGCTCCAGCGTCGACGATGTGCTCAGTGCCATGCAGCTCTTTGTCGACCTGCGGCTTGCCGAACGCCTCAGCGAGCATCAGGAGCAGCGCGCCGAAGCCGACCGCCAGAAGCGGGGAGAGAGGGAACAGCAGATTCATTGTGCGCTCTCCTTGTCGAGCGCGGCAGTCGCGCCCTCAGGAGCCTCAGTTTGTTTCTTCGGATCCTCGGGGTAACCCGAACTCAACGCTCCCGAAAGCCGCGGCAGCAGCACAGCGCGGTCGGGGTTCGTGTCCATCGCGTTGCGGAACTCCCGAGTGGAGTCCATGAAGCGGGCGGTCACGCCTGCGACGCTTGGTTTCATCACGTCCAGGAACAAATTCGGGAACAGGCCCAGCACGAACACCATGGCGATGAGCGGTGCGAGCACCACTGTCTCGCGGATGTTCAGATCCTTGAGGTTCTTGTTCTTGGGATTCGACAGCGGACCAAAGAAGGTCTTCTGCACCATGCTGAGCATGTACACCGCAGCCAAGATGACGCCGAAGGCGGCGAGGCCACCTTGGAGCTTGCCGTGGCTGCCGAGGACGCTGGAGGTGAACGAACCCATGATCACCATGAACTCGCCCACGAAGCCGTTGGTGCCCGGAACGCCGATGCTCGACATCGTGATCAGCACGAAGCACGCGGTGTAGATCGGCATCACCTTCGCAAGGCCACCGAACTCGCTGACCAAGCGCGTGTGGCGGCGGTCGTAGATCACGCCGACCAAGATGAAGAGCGCGCCGGTCGAGATGCCGTGGTTCACCATCTGAAGCACGCCACCGGCGATGCCGGCCTCAGTTGCGGTAAACAGGCCAAGCATCACAAAGCCCAGGTGCGCCACCGAGGAGTAGGCAATCAGCTTTTTGATGTCGCTCTGTTTCCAGGCAACCAGCGCGGCGTACAGGATGCCGCCGCCGATCGCCACGCCCGCCAGGTTCGCTGCGGCGGCATACGCCGGCCCGGCAAACATCCCCATGCAGAAGCGAATGTAGGCGTAGGTCCCGAGCTTCAACAGCACCGCGGCCAGAATCACGGAGCCGCCCGTTGGCGCCTGGACGTGAGCGTCTGGAAGCCACGTGTGCAGCGGGAACATCGGGACCTTGATCAAGAAGGCCAAGGCGAACGCCGCGAAGCACAGGTAGGCGGCGGTCTGGGGCAACACCAGACGGCTGAGCGCCAGGTAGTCGAAGGTCACGTAGCCAGCGACCTGCTCGTGAGTCCAGACCATGTACAGAATGGCGGCGAGCATCAGCAAGCTGCCGGCCATGGTGTAGAGGAAGAACTTGTAGGAAGCCTTGATCTTCTCAACGCCACCCCAGATGCCGATGAGGATCAGCATCGGCACCAGCATCAGCTCCCAGAACACGTAGAACAGGAACAGGTCGAGGCTGACGAACGCGCCGAGCATCGCGCCGTGCAGCAGCAGCAAGCTGAAGCACAGGTCCTTGGTGCGTTTCTTCAGGGAACCGAAGCTCGCGTACGCGGCGAGCGGCGTGGTGAAGGTCGATAGGATGACCAGCCAGATGCTGATGCCGTCGACCGCCACGTGGTAGCGGATACCAAATCCAGGGAGCCACTCTCGCACATACTGGAAGTGCCAGCCGTCGGTCATCGGCACCTTGAGGAGCCAGAGCGAAGCCACGAAATCCAGGCCGAGGATGACCATCGTCACGCGTCGCAAGAGCTCGGGCGACTGCCTGGGCATGAACAGGATCGCGACCGCACCGACAATCGGCAGGAAGACGATCAAGTTGAGCAGCTGATCCCACTCCATGGGGGGCGCTGCCGCGGTCTCGACGGCCTTCTCGGGCCACATCGAGGAGATGAAGGCTGCTGCGAGGAGCCCGACAATGCCCAACGCGAAGCGCTCGAACTTCGACTCGCGACGCGGAATCAACGCGCCAACGGCGAAGGCGGCGGCGTAGGGCCACGCCTGGACCAAAGAGCTTGAAAGCGAGTTCACTGCGTGTCTCCCTGCGGAGCCGGATGGCCAGGCGGCATCACGATATGCGGGCGGCCTTGCGCGTCCTGTTGAATCACCATGTTGGCGGGCGCTGAACCAGGCGGCCGATCGTCCTTGGGACGGGTGACCTCGTACTCCCAGCTCGAGTGATGCCCGAACGCATCTTGCACTTCGAGGCGGACAGTGCGCGCAGCGCCCCGATCCAAATTGAAGCTGGTTGTGCGCTGGGTGCCGAACTCCTCACCGCCGTCGTACTGGAAGTCCCCTTCCCCTTGCTTGCTGCTCCAGCGATAGGAGTAGCCAAGGCCGGGTGCCGCTTCCACGCGGTAGCTACCGGTGCGGTGGTTCTCGAATGGCTTTGCCGAGGCGTGAGGCGTCAGCATGAACCAGCCAAGGCACGCGGTGCCGGCCACCATCGCGGCGGCGTAAGCTTGCACACGCCCTGTCTGGGCGTAGCGCAGCACGGTTCCGGTGACTTGCACGATGCCAGCCGTGAGCCTGGCCACGATGCCGTCGACGATCCACTTGTCAGCCCAGGTGAAGAACTCCGCGAGAGCGTCCACAGCGCCGATGAAGGTCTCTTCGTAGAACTCGTCGACCCACCACTTGTTCATCAGGAAGCGATGCACACCGGGAGCCTTCTCCGCGAGCTGCGCGGCGGGTTCGCCCCCCTTCGAGATGTAGAAGAACCAAGCCAGCCCGACGCCGGCCACTCCGACCAGCACTCCGGGCACGGCCAGGGTCAACATCATGTGGTGATCCGGGTCGATGCTCTTCACGCCGGTGGAGGCGAGCTTGAACACCGGTTCGAGCCAGTGCTCGAGAGCGTGCATGTGGAGCAACGGGGCGTTCAGGAAGCCAGCGACCGCCGCCAGACCCGCCAGGATGACCAGCGGAGTGGTCATCTGCCAGGGCGATTCGTGGGGCGTGGGCCCCTCTCGAGGCTCTTCGGGATCGAACGCGTGGTGATCGTGTTCGTCGTGGTGGTCGTCCCCGTGAGCGTCGTGCGCGTGGGGGTCGACCCAATTCTTCACGATCTTCCAGCCCTTGAATTCTCCGTGGAAAATCCGGAAGTAGAGGCGGAACATGTAGAACGCCGTCATCACAGCGCCCAACAAGCCCATGCCGTAGATCGCCTTGCCAGCCCAAGCTGGCCACTGAGCGAGCTCTGGATAAGCCGCGCGGACCGAGTCCGGCGCCGTCACCCCTTGGGTGTACGCCATGTAGAGGATCTCGTCCTTGGACCAGAAACCGGCGAGGGGCGGGATGCCCGCGATCGCGATGCAGCTGATCAGGAAGGTCCAGTGGGTCAGGGGCATGAACGCCTTCATGCCGCCCATGTTCCGCATGTCCTGGCTTGCGTCCGTGTCATGGATCCGCGCGTGCATCGCGTGGATCACCGAACCCGCACCGAGGAACAAACACGCCTTGAAGAAGGCGTGGGTCATCACGTGGAAGAACCCCGCGGTGAAAGCACCGACGCCGGTACCGATGAACATGTACCCAAGCTGGCTGACGGTTGAGTACGCCAGCACCTTCTTGATGTCGTTCTGTACCAGCGCGATGGTCGCTGCGAGCAATGCGGTGAACGCGCCCACGAGGGCGATCACCAACATCGCCGTCGGCGCCATCACGAACACTCCCGACATGCGGCACATCAGGTAGACACCTGCGGTCACCATCGTCGCGGCGTGAATCAGCGCGGAGACCGGGGTCGGGCCCGCCATGGCGTCCGGTAGCCAGACGTACAACGGGAACTGGGCGCTCTTGCCGGCGCAGCCCAAGAACAGGAATAACGCGACCAGCGTGGAGCGGTCGGCGTAACGGGGCTGGCTCAACCAGTCGCCCAGGTAGTGAGCCAGCGGAACGTCGTTACCAAGCGGCCAGATCTGGGTCTTGCCAGCCAGGCCGGCCGCTCCAGCATCGATACCAGCCCAGTCGAGTGCGCCGGTGTAGCTGAGCAATAGGCCCATCGCACAGAGCAGGCCGAAGTCGCCGATACGGTTCGCGATGAACGCCTTCTTGCCCGCCGCCGCGTTTGCATCCTCGTGGAACCAGAATCCAATCAGGAGGTAGCTGCAGAGGCCGACGCCTTCCCAACCCACGAACAGGATTGGCAGGCTATCGCCCAAGATCAAAACCAGCATCGAGAAGATGAACAGGTTCAGATAGGCGAAGAAGCGGTAGTACCCAGGGTCTTCCTCCATGTACTTCGAGGAGTACAAGTGGATGAGGAAGCCGACGCCGGTCACGATCAAGCTCATCGTGGAGTTCAGCGCGTCGAGGCTGAACTTCACCGACAGAGTCGGTCGGGCATTGGGCGTGCTCAGGGATAGCCACTCCCACGCGGTCCAGCTGAAGCGAACCGCGTGCTCCTCATGCCCCTGCGCGGTGCGCAGCATGAAGAAGGCGGTCACCGCCGCGATGAAGGCACCCCCCACGGCGCTGAGCGCCATCAGCGTCACGCCCTGACGGCCGAGACGCTTGCCGAAGACGCCGTTGATGAAGGCACCAATCAGCGGCAGGCCAAGAATGACCGCGAGCAGCGTGAAATCTGTGTCCGGGAAAACAACTTGCAGCGTGTGCATGGTCTCGAGTTGCCCGTCTAGTGGCGCAGAGCGTCTGCCTCGTCACTCTGGACGGAGGAGCGCAAGCGGTAGAAAGCGATGACGATCGCCAGGCCGACGGCGGCTTCAGCTGCCGCGACGGCGATCACGAAGAAGGCGAAAACGTTGCCGGTCATGTTGCCGACGTGGACGCGGTTGTAAGCAACCAGCGCGAGATTGACTGAGTTGAGCATCAGCTCGATGCACATCAACTGAACCAGCACGTTCCTACGCACCAAGAACCCAACGGCGCCGATCGAGAAGATCAGCCCCGAGAGCATGACGTAGTGCTCGAGTACGTTTCCGAGCAGATTCAATGTGCACCGTCCTTCCGGACTCCAGTGTCGACCTGAGCGGCCACGTCCCGGGGGTGAGCCGGGCCACCGAAGTACTTGCCCTTGGGTAGGGCACGAGGCTTGTCGATTCGCACAGCCTTGCCGCGCGCGATAGCGATGGCGCCGATGGCCGCGGCGATGAGCAGCGCGGTAGCGAGCTCGAAAGGCACGATGCCCTGGGTGAAGAGCTGGCCGCCCACTGCCTCGACGTCACCGTGGCCGGGCATGACCTTGGCGAACACCGTCGGGGTCGGTCCGCCCTTGGCCAGAAGAAACAGCGCGCCCGCAGCGAGCAACGCCATCAGCCCACCAGCGAACGCGCGGGAGATTTGCGCCTTGCCGGCTTCGACATCGGTTCGCGCGTCGGGGCCAAGCACCATGATCACGAACACGAACAAGACGACGACGGCCCCCGCGTACACCATCAGCTGGATTGCCGCGAGGAACTGCGCATCCAGCTTCAGGAACAGGCCCGCGATGCCCAAGATCGTCGCCAAGAGCCCGACGGCGCTGCGAATCGGATTGTGCGAGGTGACCGTGCCTAGAGCGCCCACGAGGGCCACCAGGGCGCACACCACGAAGAAGAGATTTCCAGCCATAGGTGACTCCGTTCGGCTTCCCTACTCCGCCGCCCGGCGGTCGGTCGCGAGCCAGCCGAGTTCACCGGTCTGGTTCTTTCCACCGGTCTGCACGTAGTCCTCGAAGTGCTTTCGGAACTTGCGGATGAAGGCCAGCATGGGGGTGGCAGCACCGTCGCCGAACGCGCAGATGGTGTTGCCCGTGATGTTCGAGGCGATCTCGTGCACCCGATCGAGTTCTTCCATCGTGGCGGTGCCTTGCACCACCTTGTCGAAGATGCGCTCGAGCCAACCGCAGCCTTCGCGGCAGGGCGTGCACTGACCACAAGACTCGTGCTTGTAGAAGTGAATCAGGTTCTGGCAGGCCAACACCGGGTCGGCGCGATCGCTCAGCACGATGGCGCAGCAAGTGCCGAGCATGTTCCCCGTGCGGCGGTAGGTGTCGACGCCCATCGGCAGGTCTAGGACGCTCTTGCCGTTGTACGCAGCGAAGCGCTCGTCGCCTTCGATGTTGACGATCTCGTCCTCCAGCATGATTGGGCAGCTGGATCCGCCGGGAATCACACCGAGCAACGGGCGGTCGTCCAGCATGCCGCCGCCCAGGTCGAAAATGAGTTCACGCAACGTGAGGCCCACGGCGGCTTCGTAGACGCCCGGCTTCTTCACGTGGCCGCTGACCCCAAACAACCGCGCCCCGCCATCGTTGAAGGCGTGAAGCTCGCTGAGCTTGGAGAAGGTGTCACCACCCACCTCGAAGACCGACGGCATGATGGCGATGGTCTCCACGTTGTTCACCGTGGAGGGCATGCCAAACACGCCGTACTGCGCAGGGAACGGAGGCTTCAGGCGAGGCTCACCGCGCCGACCCTCGAGAGAGTTGATGAGCGCGGTCTCTTCTCCGCAGATGTAAGCGCCTGCGCCCGTGTGGACGTAGACCTGCATCGCGTAGTCTTTACCGAAGGGCTTTTCCCCGAGGTAACCCTTGGCGCGGGCCTCCTCGATAGCGGCCCAGAGCCGCGCCTTGGACAAGTGCAGCTCGTCGCGCACGTAGATATACGCCGCGTGAGCGCCGATGCCGTAGCCGGCGATGATGCACCCCTCGATCAACGCGTGAGGGTTCATCTCCATGATCGTGCGGTCTTTGAAGGTACCAGGCTCCCCTTCGTCCGCGTTGACGACCAGGTAGTGAGGCTTGTCCCCCGGCGGAGGCATGAAGCTCCACTTGGTGCCAGCGTCGAAGCCTGCGCCGCCGCGGCCGCGGATGTGCGCAGCCTTCGCCTCTTCGATGACTTGCTCGCGAGTCATCGAGAGCGCTTTACGCGCGCTCTTGTAGCCCCCGCCTTGCTCGTACATCTCGAGCTTCCAGCTGTCGGGCTTCCCGTAGTTCTTGGACAGGTACTGCGTCTGCTTCAGCATCCGGACCTCAACCCTCGTACATCAGGCGGTCGAGGATTCGGTCGACCTGCTCGATGCTGAGGTTCTCGTAGTAGTCCTTGTCGACCTGCATCATCGGCGCGGTGCCGCATGAAGCGAGGCACTCGGCGGTGCGCAGGGTGACGCGGCCGTCTTTAGTCGTTTCTCCGCAGCGCACACCAAGCTTCTTTTCGCAGTGCGCGAGAATTTGGTCGGAGCCTCGTAGCGCGCAGGAAAGCGTGCGGCAGACCCACACCTGGTGCTTGCCGGGTTTGTGCTGGTTGAAGAGCGTATAGAAGGTGACGACGCCTTTGACGTGCGCCGCCGACAGCTCGAGCCGTTCTGCGACGAACTGGATGACGTCTTCGTTCACCCAGTTCTCGTTGGCTTCCTGGCACAAGTGCAGCGTGGGAATGCACGCCGCCATCTTGTTTGGGTAGCGCTCGAGAATGCTCTTCAGCTGGCGCTCCTGCTCCTCGTTCAGGGCGAATGCCATGACTTGTTCAATCCTGTGTAGTCGATGGGGTTGGCCAAGGACTGGTGCTGCGCCTGGCGCCCGCCGCCTCGGGGTGGGTTCTGGGGAGTTTGGTGCGCGCCAACGAGCGCGACCGGACAGACAAAACTGGCTTGAAAGACAGTCCCTGTGGCCAGGGCGAGCGCACCGTAGTGAGGTGCCAAGTCGGGTGTCAAGAGCGCTCTAGACGGGCTAAGTCAGCGAGACGCACGGCCAAACCCAGGGCTGTCTCGAGCCGTTGCTTACTCGGGGAGGAATCGAGTGGCCATGCCGCCTTCAGCCTCCCCGTAGCCGGGCCGGGTCAGCGTCCGGTTTCGCCACGAAGTGGGCTGACTCGGGGGCGGCACGAATCGGCTCTGCGGAAACGTGCGTGGGGAGCCCCAGCAACTTCCGCTCGAAACGCAACGCTGTGGGCTTGAGTCTCGGGCACTTAGCCGTGTAGGCTGGCGCCCTCGCTGAACCAGCGACAATGGAGGTAGGGCCGAGTGTTTTGTCCGAACTGTGGGACGCAGAACGAGGATAGTGCGAATAGCTGCGTCAAGTGCGGTTTCAACTTGAAGGGCTCTGCGGCGCCCAAGTTCAAGGGCACCATGCTGATGATGAATGCCCCCACCATCCCCAAGCCCGGGGAAGGGGCAGCACCACCAGCACCGGGAGGAGCTCCAGCGGCTCCGAAGCCCAAGCTAAAGGGCACGATGCTCGGCGTTGCGCCGCCGTCGGCCGGTGGCGTCGCGCCGCCTGACGCTCCAGCCCCCGCTGCACCTCCGCCACCAGCTCCCCCCGCACCGGAACCTCCGGGTGGTGGCGTGAATCCGCTGGGTGGAACGATGGTCGCGGACATGAGCCCCGTGGGTGATATCCCCGCTCCGCCCGCGCCTCCGATGCCAGATGCTGGTGGTGGCTTCCCGCCGCCCGGCGGTGATCCGATGGGCCCGCCGCCCGGTGCTCCAATGGGTGGACCGCCGCCGGGTGCACCGATGGGTGGACCGCCAGACATGGGTGGACCTCCTCCGGGTGCGCCGATGGGTGGACCGCCACCAGGTGGACCGCCGCCTGGTGCACCAATGGGCGGTGCACCAATGGGCGGTGCGCCGATGGGTGGACCGCCGCCAGGTGGACCGATGGGAGGAGCGCCGATGGGTGCGCCGCCGCCTGGTGCGCCGATGGGTGGACCTCCCATGGGCGGACCGATGGCTGGCCCAGTGGGTGGCGCGATGGCCGGCATGAATCAGATGGCCGGTGGCGACGACATCAAGAAGCAGGCTCAGACCTGGCTGATCTTGTCGATCGTTACCTTCTTCTGCGGCTGTGGTCTGCTCGCCGCTGCTCCTGCGTTCTTCGCTTGGAAGGCGAAGCAAGCGGCTGAAGCAGGAGACGTCCAGGAGTTCCAGTCGAAGATCAAGATCGCAAAGATCCTGACCATCCTCGGTTTCGTCTGGTTCGTCGTGATTGTGATCCTCCAGATCGTCTTGCAAGTGATGGCCAGCTAACCAATCGCGCCAACCCAACCCAACGCGCGGGCTCCTTCGAGCCCGCGCGTTTCGTTTGTGCTCCTGCACTTGGTGAAACCCGTGTGCGCTTTGAAAGAGGCTCGAGAGCGCTCTGGTTTTGTGCGCCTCGAGTTGCCCGAGCGACCGTTCGGCGGTACTCGAGTCGAAGTGCAGGTCGCAACGGGGACAACGGGGACAGCCGCTCAACCGAGCAATGAGCGTTCGATCAGGGACTGGGTGCTGCGCATCCTGCTCTGGGCGCTCGTGGTGGGTCCGCTCTTCTTCAGTCTGTTCACCGACTTCGTCGCCTGCCCTTCGGCGCGCATGTTCAATCAGCCCTGCCCTGGCTGCGGCCTGACCCGCGCCACCATGGCGGCGCTGCACGGGCACCTCGGTGAGGCCTTCCACATGCACCCGCTGTTTTTCCTCGCGGCACCGTTCAACGCGCTCGCGCTGATCTACGGCAGCTGGCTCTTGCTCGCGCCCAAGCGCTTTCAGCCGTCAAACGAGAAGCTCTTCTCCGCGGGCAAGCGCATCGGTCAAGCCTATATCGTGATCTCGATCCTGCTCACCGTGCTCTGGGTGGCGCGCTTCTTCGGTGCGTTCGGCGGACCCGTGCCAGTCGGCGCCAAGGCCGCTCAAGAGTGGCACCAGTCCGGTGAGGCGCTCTGAAACTGCGGCGCTCTAAAGCTGCAGCGCCGTGAGACGGCAGCGCGTCAAGCCACAGCGCCTATCTCGAAACCGAGCGGCTCAGACGTTGAAGCGGAAGTGGATCACGTCGCCATCGCGCACGACGTACTCCTTGCCTTCGATCGCGAGCTTGCCAGCGTCACGGCACTTGGCTTCCGACCCATACTTGATCAGGTCCTCCCACCAAATCACCTCGGCCTTGATGAAGCCTCGCTGAAAATCGCTGTGGATGGCCCCGGCGCACTCGGGCGCCGTTGAGCCTTTCCGCACGGTCCATGCACGGCACTCCTTCTCACCGGCGGTGAGGAAGGTCAGCAAACCGAGCAGCTCGTACCCCGTGCGAATCACCGAGTTCAGGCCCGGCTCCTTGAGCCCGACGCTCTCGAGGAACTCTGGTCGATCAGCGGGCTCGAGCTCCGCGATTTGCTCCTCGAGCTGCGCGCAAATCGGGATCACCTTCGCGCCCTCGGCCTCGGCGTAAGCCTTGAGCTTCATGAGGTGCGGGTTCGCGTCGAGATCAGCGAGGGAGCCTTCGTCCACGTTGGCCACGTAGAACACTGGCTTGCTCGTCAAGAGCTGCATATCCCTGAGGATATTGTTCTCGGTCTCGCCGTCGACCTTGAAGGAGCGCGCCGGCTTCCCTTCGTCCAGATGCTTGGCGAGCGCCTCGCACACCACGATGGCCGCCTTCTCTACGGCGTCGCCACCCTTGCTCTGACGGCGAGCGCGATCGAGGCGCTTGTTCACCGTGTCCATGTCCTTGAGCGCCAGTTCCGTGTGGATCGTCTCGATGTCGTCTACGGGGCTCACCTTGCCCTCGACGTGCACGACGTTCTCGTCTTCGAAGCAACGCACCACGTGGGCAACCGCGTCGACCTCGCGGATATGCGACAAGAACTGGTTGCCGAGGCCCTCACCCTTGGAGGCGCCACGCACCAAGCCAGCGATGTCCACGAACTGAATCGTGGTCGGCACTTCGCGCTGTGTCTTGTAGACCACGCTCAGCTGCTTCAGGCGCTCGTCGGGGACTGGCACCACGCCGACGTTCGGCTCGATGGTGCAGAACGCGTAGTTCGCCGCCTCCGCCTTGGCGGTGCTGAGGGAGTTGAAGAGAGTGCTCTTACCGACGTTCGGCAGGCCAACGATGCCGCAAGAAAAGCCCATGGGGGCGGGGCTCTACACCCGAGGCGCAGCCAAGTCGAGCACCGGCTGACCGGCAGCGCGCCTCCCCCCCGAAAAACTCGAGAGAACTCGCGGCAGCTCCACGTCGGCGAGCCTCAGCCGGCGTTGCTCGAGTGGCCTTGCGGCGCGCGTTGGGAGTCGCCGTGCGCTGATCCCCAATGCGCTGTGGGTGACGAACGCGTGCGGAGTCAGACTCCAGAATCCCGCGCTTGCTTCTCCGCTCTGCGCGCTCGAGCGAGGCTGGTTTTGGGGGTGAGGTCCTACGGTTTCCACTGAAGCTCGAGCGGGTTTCCGCCCTGGTCTCGCTTGCGCGCTGTGATACGGTCTCACGCCCGGGCCACTACGGAGCCCGACTACATAGTTGGCTCGCGACGCGGGCCCTGCGTGTCAGCGAGG
This portion of the Polyangiaceae bacterium genome encodes:
- a CDS encoding zinc ribbon domain-containing protein, giving the protein MFCPNCGTQNEDSANSCVKCGFNLKGSAAPKFKGTMLMMNAPTIPKPGEGAAPPAPGGAPAAPKPKLKGTMLGVAPPSAGGVAPPDAPAPAAPPPPAPPAPEPPGGGVNPLGGTMVADMSPVGDIPAPPAPPMPDAGGGFPPPGGDPMGPPPGAPMGGPPPGAPMGGPPDMGGPPPGAPMGGPPPGGPPPGAPMGGAPMGGAPMGGPPPGGPMGGAPMGAPPPGAPMGGPPMGGPMAGPVGGAMAGMNQMAGGDDIKKQAQTWLILSIVTFFCGCGLLAAAPAFFAWKAKQAAEAGDVQEFQSKIKIAKILTILGFVWFVVIVILQIVLQVMAS
- a CDS encoding DUF2752 domain-containing protein, with amino-acid sequence MFNQPCPGCGLTRATMAALHGHLGEAFHMHPLFFLAAPFNALALIYGSWLLLAPKRFQPSNEKLFSAGKRIGQAYIVISILLTVLWVARFFGAFGGPVPVGAKAAQEWHQSGEAL
- the ychF gene encoding redox-regulated ATPase YchF — encoded protein: MGFSCGIVGLPNVGKSTLFNSLSTAKAEAANYAFCTIEPNVGVVPVPDERLKQLSVVYKTQREVPTTIQFVDIAGLVRGASKGEGLGNQFLSHIREVDAVAHVVRCFEDENVVHVEGKVSPVDDIETIHTELALKDMDTVNKRLDRARRQSKGGDAVEKAAIVVCEALAKHLDEGKPARSFKVDGETENNILRDMQLLTSKPVFYVANVDEGSLADLDANPHLMKLKAYAEAEGAKVIPICAQLEEQIAELEPADRPEFLESVGLKEPGLNSVIRTGYELLGLLTFLTAGEKECRAWTVRKGSTAPECAGAIHSDFQRGFIKAEVIWWEDLIKYGSEAKCRDAGKLAIEGKEYVVRDGDVIHFRFNV